In Pseudomonas glycinae, the DNA window GGTCTGCTCTGGCGAACCGAGTTGCGCGTCCTTTTGCAGGGTGGCGAGCAAGGCATTCAGATCCACCTCTTCGGCGCTGGCGTTGTCGGCATCGACCCGCGCCAGCACCAGAATTTCACTGATCAACGCTTCCAGCCGATCACACTCGCGGGTCAGGCGCGGCCAGAGTTTTTCCCGTTCTTCCGGGCTTGCACGCTCGGCCAGAGCCAGGGCAATGCGCAGCCGTGCCAGCGGTGAACGCAATTCGTGGGACACATCGCGCAGCAACTGGCGCTGACTGCCGATCAGGCTTTGCAGGCGTGCGCCCATGCGGTTGAAGTCGTTGGCGAGCACGCCGAACTCATCCCGACGGTTGGCCAGTTGCGCCAGGCTGTTCTGCTGATAGGTGGTTTGGCCGAGGTCGTGCACCGCGCCGCGCAAACGGCTGAGCGGGCGGGTGATGGAGAACGTCACCAGCAGGCTGAACAGGGTCAGCACCACCAGCGCAATGCCCAGCGCACTCAATGGCCAGAGCAGGCTTTCGCGGTGCCAGGCGTCGAGTTCCGGGTGCGGGATGCGATAGATGAAGAGGTAGGTGTCGCCGCTTTTTTCGCTGGTGAATTCGTCGGTCAGACGGCGCCAGGGCAGGCGTCGGTCATCGTTGTTCTGCCGCGCCTCGAAGGCCGCCGCGCGCCGAGGGAAGGTGCCGCGCACCACCGGGTCGCCGCTTTCATTCAGCACTTGCACGTCGATGTGGTACTGGCGCTTGCGCTGTTCGAGGATGTCCTGGGCGGCGTTTTCGCCCTGGGTTTCGTAAGTCTGCGTCCATTCGGCGGCCAGGGTGTTGAGGCCCGGGTGGCGGCTGAGGATCCAGGCGTCCTGGTTGAGCATGTGCCCCAGCAGAATGGAAAGCCCTGCAACCAGAGCGATGGCCAGCCAGAAGCTGGCGAGGATACGCCAGAACAATGAACGCACAGAAAATCCTCAAACAAAGAAAACCCAACGGCGGTGAGCCGTTGGGTCGGGGCGTGACGCTAGAACATTATTGCGCCTTTTGCGGCTGTTGCGCTTTCCAGGCTTTGAACTCGGCCCATTCGGCGCGACGCTCGGCCTGTTTCTTCTGGATCTCGTCGAATTTCTTCTGTTGATCCGGTTTCAACACGGCGCGGACATCGGACTCGGCCTTCTTGTGGTTGGCCGCCATCTCG includes these proteins:
- a CDS encoding sensor histidine kinase, translating into MRSLFWRILASFWLAIALVAGLSILLGHMLNQDAWILSRHPGLNTLAAEWTQTYETQGENAAQDILEQRKRQYHIDVQVLNESGDPVVRGTFPRRAAAFEARQNNDDRRLPWRRLTDEFTSEKSGDTYLFIYRIPHPELDAWHRESLLWPLSALGIALVVLTLFSLLVTFSITRPLSRLRGAVHDLGQTTYQQNSLAQLANRRDEFGVLANDFNRMGARLQSLIGSQRQLLRDVSHELRSPLARLRIALALAERASPEEREKLWPRLTRECDRLEALISEILVLARVDADNASAEEVDLNALLATLQKDAQLGSPEQTVRLEAEPVLNLTGWPTMIERAVDNLLRNAQRFNPVGQSIEMQASRQGERIVVSVRDHGPGVQAEHLSQLGEPFYRAPGQTAAGHGLGLAIARRAAERHGGTLVLANHPQGGFVASLELPLEPGAVVQP